A portion of the Armatimonadota bacterium genome contains these proteins:
- a CDS encoding aldehyde dehydrogenase family protein, protein MGLPEFCNEPFTDFRVEAHQRAMRQAIAAVEGQLGVELPVVIGRQRLRVPETFESRNPSKKDEVVARAPMATAELVDRAVDAAWRAFPAWKRVPPEEKAALFLRAAELLRRRKFEAAAWMVLEVGKNWAEADADVAEAIDHLEYFAREILRYAEGKPTTPHPQEISYYTYEPLGVVAVIPPWNFPLAIPMGMALGAIAAGNTVVLKPSSDAPATAYVFLEVMEQAGLPPGVLNVLPGSGSVVGEGLVTHPRVRMVAFTGSREVGCRIYEQAARIHPGQKWLKRVIAEMGGKNAVVVAEDADLEEAVAAAVASGYGYQGQKCSAGSRLVVTEPVYQQVLEAFVEQVRSLQVGPAKDNYPVGPVINERAYRSILDYVEVGKREGRLLCGGEPADGD, encoded by the coding sequence ATGGGCCTGCCGGAGTTCTGTAACGAGCCCTTCACCGACTTCCGCGTGGAGGCCCACCAGCGGGCCATGCGTCAGGCCATCGCCGCGGTGGAGGGGCAGCTGGGCGTGGAGCTGCCCGTGGTGATCGGTAGGCAGCGCCTCCGGGTGCCGGAGACCTTCGAGTCCCGCAACCCTTCCAAGAAGGACGAGGTGGTGGCCCGGGCGCCGATGGCCACCGCGGAGCTGGTGGACCGTGCGGTGGACGCCGCCTGGCGCGCGTTTCCCGCGTGGAAGCGGGTGCCGCCGGAGGAAAAAGCCGCGCTGTTCTTGCGGGCCGCGGAGCTACTGCGCCGCCGCAAGTTCGAGGCCGCGGCGTGGATGGTGCTGGAGGTGGGCAAGAACTGGGCGGAAGCGGACGCGGACGTGGCGGAGGCCATCGACCACCTGGAGTACTTCGCCCGGGAGATCCTCCGCTACGCGGAGGGCAAGCCCACGACCCCTCACCCTCAAGAGATCTCGTACTACACGTACGAGCCGCTGGGCGTGGTGGCGGTGATCCCGCCGTGGAACTTCCCCCTCGCCATCCCCATGGGGATGGCGCTGGGCGCCATCGCCGCGGGCAACACCGTGGTGCTCAAGCCCAGCAGCGACGCCCCCGCCACCGCGTACGTGTTCCTGGAGGTGATGGAGCAGGCAGGCCTTCCACCGGGCGTGCTGAACGTGCTGCCGGGCTCGGGTTCCGTGGTGGGGGAAGGGCTGGTGACCCACCCGCGGGTCCGCATGGTGGCCTTCACGGGCTCGCGGGAGGTGGGCTGCCGCATCTACGAGCAGGCCGCCCGGATCCATCCGGGCCAGAAGTGGCTCAAGCGGGTGATCGCGGAGATGGGCGGCAAGAACGCGGTGGTGGTGGCGGAAGACGCGGACCTGGAGGAGGCGGTGGCCGCGGCGGTGGCCTCCGGCTACGGGTACCAGGGCCAGAAGTGCTCCGCGGGGTCGCGTCTCGTGGTCACCGAGCCGGTCTACCAGCAGGTGTTGGAGGCGTTCGTGGAGCAGGTGCGATCTCTCCAGGTGGGGCCGGCCAAGGACAACTACCCCGTGGGGCCGGTGATCAACGAGCGCGCCTACCGGTCCATCCTGGACTACGTGGAGGTCGGGAAGCGGGAGGGCCGGCTCCTGTGCGGCGGGGAGCCCGCGGACGGAGACG
- a CDS encoding LysR family transcriptional regulator, translating to MLESLRVFRFVAATRSFTAAARQAALTRPAVSQHIRRLERLFGTRLLVRTTRRVELTEAGRILLTHAERVLEEVERLERAMRELSSRRITPLTVGASTLPGEYLLPRALLAFRDRFPETEVRVWIGDTEAVVGWVRAGQVELGFVGQPPTSPELVVEPVVEDEIVLLLPPGYPPPDPLDVEALTRIPLVLREPGSATRATVLSALEQAGVPLARLRVAGQLGSPEALKAAVRAGMGAAFLSRFCLRPEEGPAVRVQGLPLRRWVCACWHRTRPPDRFGQALIELLRTLFGSA from the coding sequence ATGCTGGAGTCCCTCCGGGTCTTCCGGTTCGTGGCCGCCACCCGAAGTTTCACGGCGGCGGCGCGGCAGGCCGCCTTGACTCGCCCTGCAGTAAGCCAGCACATCCGGCGGTTGGAGCGGCTTTTCGGCACCCGGCTGCTCGTGCGTACCACGCGGCGGGTGGAGCTCACCGAAGCCGGCCGGATCCTGCTTACACACGCGGAGCGGGTGCTGGAGGAGGTGGAGCGGCTGGAGCGGGCCATGCGGGAGTTGAGCTCCCGCCGGATCACCCCTCTCACCGTAGGTGCAAGCACCCTCCCTGGCGAGTACCTGCTGCCGCGGGCCCTCCTGGCATTCCGGGACCGGTTTCCGGAGACGGAGGTGCGGGTGTGGATCGGGGACACGGAGGCGGTGGTGGGGTGGGTCCGGGCCGGTCAGGTGGAGCTGGGATTTGTGGGCCAACCCCCGACCAGCCCTGAACTCGTGGTGGAGCCGGTGGTGGAGGACGAGATCGTGCTGCTGCTTCCCCCGGGCTACCCCCCACCGGATCCCCTGGACGTGGAAGCCCTGACCCGGATCCCCCTCGTGCTCCGGGAGCCGGGGTCCGCGACCCGGGCAACCGTGCTGTCCGCGCTTGAACAGGCAGGTGTTCCGCTTGCCCGACTCCGGGTGGCGGGACAGCTCGGAAGCCCGGAAGCGCTCAAGGCCGCGGTTCGGGCTGGCATGGGGGCCGCGTTCCTCAGCCGGTTCTGCCTCCGACCGGAGGAAGGGCCCGCGGTACGGGTGCAGGGGCTTCCACTGCGGCGGTGGGTGTGTGCGTGCTGGCACAGGACCCGCCCCCCGGATCGCTTCGGCCAGGCCCTCATCGAGCTCCTGCGGACTCTATTCGGCTCCGCATAA
- a CDS encoding permease, producing MASPQASRAPLAEGRPTAARYPLLLGAFLGSVGLLLLTVVDLRRGFLFSPSLYTKVGSPSAILYVHPVHLLVLFVALLASVGLYRALVRGERGAVAAGVDLRRARNLTAGVLLAALVVDLFVYRGVQASRIAQAGTLGVSFAFPVSAFPGWVRPVAEAVNYLLVVWHATALGILIGGLLLVLLRMPGGAGGLERMLRIGGLRAHVAGALLALPYPFCSCCAGPLGASLSRAGTSLEAMLSFLVASPMLNLTTLVLATALLPAPYALLRILGGVVLAVFGAYLVSRSVRASGRVVAYRPSPWMARLARLLALEQELAEEDAQTPARFVAAWLRTSWRLGRVAVPVLFLAATLTGALAPVIVSFAGRNDLPSVLKAAAAGTLLMIPTWTELAVARPLLQQGMAGPAAALLLTLPAVSLPSLVVVGMALGDYRPCALLAGVVFLVGVLSGVAFGGL from the coding sequence ATGGCATCCCCGCAGGCTTCCCGTGCACCGCTTGCGGAAGGCCGTCCGACGGCGGCGCGGTATCCTCTGCTCCTCGGAGCGTTCCTGGGATCCGTGGGGCTCCTGCTGCTGACGGTGGTGGATCTGCGGCGCGGGTTTCTCTTTTCCCCGAGCCTGTACACCAAGGTGGGGTCGCCCTCCGCCATCCTCTACGTCCACCCGGTCCATCTCCTGGTGCTTTTTGTGGCGCTTCTGGCGAGCGTGGGGCTGTACCGGGCGCTCGTCCGGGGAGAGCGGGGGGCCGTCGCGGCAGGCGTGGATCTCCGACGGGCCCGGAACCTCACCGCGGGGGTACTGCTTGCGGCCCTCGTGGTGGACCTCTTCGTGTACCGGGGCGTACAGGCCTCGCGGATCGCTCAGGCGGGCACGCTCGGCGTGAGTTTCGCCTTCCCGGTGAGCGCTTTTCCGGGGTGGGTGCGGCCGGTGGCGGAGGCGGTGAACTACCTGCTTGTGGTCTGGCACGCCACGGCGTTGGGGATCCTGATCGGGGGGCTTTTGCTCGTGCTCCTGCGCATGCCTGGTGGAGCTGGCGGGCTTGAGCGGATGCTGCGGATCGGAGGCCTCCGGGCCCACGTGGCGGGTGCCCTCCTGGCGCTCCCGTATCCCTTCTGCTCCTGCTGCGCGGGACCTTTGGGCGCGAGCCTCTCCCGGGCGGGCACGAGTCTGGAGGCCATGCTCTCCTTCCTCGTGGCCTCGCCCATGTTGAACTTGACCACCCTCGTGCTTGCCACCGCCCTGTTGCCCGCGCCCTATGCCCTCCTGCGGATCCTGGGCGGGGTGGTGCTCGCGGTGTTCGGAGCATACCTCGTGTCCCGGTCGGTTCGGGCCTCTGGCCGCGTGGTGGCCTACCGCCCGAGTCCCTGGATGGCTCGCCTTGCGCGCCTCCTGGCGCTGGAGCAGGAGCTTGCGGAGGAGGATGCACAGACCCCCGCGCGCTTCGTGGCGGCCTGGCTACGGACCTCGTGGCGGCTTGGGCGGGTGGCGGTGCCCGTGCTGTTCCTTGCCGCAACGCTCACCGGGGCCCTCGCGCCGGTGATCGTATCCTTCGCGGGACGCAACGATCTCCCCAGCGTCCTCAAGGCCGCCGCCGCGGGAACCCTCCTCATGATTCCCACCTGGACCGAGCTCGCGGTGGCAAGACCCCTCCTTCAGCAGGGCATGGCGGGGCCCGCGGCCGCGCTGCTCCTCACGCTGCCCGCGGTGAGCCTGCCGAGCCTCGTGGTGGTGGGGATGGCCCTCGGGGATTACCGGCCCTGCGCGCTCCTCGCAGGGGTGGTGTTCCTTGTGGGAGTCCTCTCGGGGGTGGCCTTTGGGGGGCTGTAA
- the fdhF gene encoding formate dehydrogenase subunit alpha, whose amino-acid sequence MAIGRTLLGSDRQGLPGPDVRLTYPLVRRDGRLVRASWEEALDQSAEGLRRIRERYGGQGFGLFSCSKSTNELNYLAGKFARQVMGSNNVDSCNRTUHAPSVAGLAAVFGAGGGTNSYREMEETNLILLWGSNARETHPVMFLHMLKGVRNGARLVVVDPRRTSSVAFAHRWLPVRVGTDIALANAMGRYIIHEGLLNEEFIREATEGFERYREAVEPYTLEYAEAVTGVPAELIAATAREYATAPRAMICWTLGITEHHNAVDTVFSLTNLALLTGHVGRYGSGLNPLRGQNNVQGGGDMGALPNRLVGFQNVEDPEVRARFERAWNCVIPPKAGWHLTAMYDAMEEGLLRGLYVIGENPVRSDANAGRILRLFQELEFLVVQDLFLTATGELADVVLPAAAAWCESEGTVTNSERRVQRVRKALEPPGEARDDIWILQQLARRLGRDWDYPDAEAVWNEVRELSPLHRGMSYRRLEELGGIQWPCPHEDHPGEQFLHSRLWKRPVEGPRAPFMPTHYEPPVDQVNEEYPLLLTTGRRLYFFNTGVQTALYRTPVPQEEYLVLHPRDAERYGIVHGDRVRISSRRGSVEATAWVDTTVSPGLCFMTLHFPEKTPTNLLTVDAADPKSGTAEFKATAVRVEPVSRERVPVGAGREKAP is encoded by the coding sequence GTGGCGATCGGGCGGACGTTACTCGGAAGCGATCGGCAGGGGCTTCCCGGACCGGACGTACGCCTCACCTATCCGCTCGTGCGCAGGGATGGACGCCTCGTCCGGGCCAGCTGGGAGGAGGCCCTGGACCAGTCCGCGGAGGGGTTGCGGCGCATCCGGGAGCGGTACGGAGGGCAAGGGTTCGGACTGTTCAGCTGCTCCAAATCCACCAACGAGCTCAATTACTTGGCCGGGAAGTTCGCGCGCCAGGTGATGGGCTCGAACAACGTAGACAGCTGCAACCGTACCTGACACGCCCCCAGCGTCGCCGGTCTGGCGGCGGTGTTCGGAGCAGGGGGAGGAACCAACTCCTACCGGGAGATGGAGGAGACGAACCTCATCCTCCTGTGGGGTTCGAATGCCCGGGAGACCCACCCGGTGATGTTCCTCCATATGCTCAAGGGCGTGCGGAACGGTGCGCGCCTCGTGGTCGTCGATCCCCGGCGGACCTCCAGTGTGGCCTTCGCCCACCGGTGGCTCCCCGTGCGGGTGGGGACCGACATCGCCCTGGCCAACGCCATGGGCCGGTACATCATCCACGAGGGACTCCTGAACGAAGAGTTCATCCGGGAGGCCACGGAGGGGTTCGAGCGGTACCGGGAGGCGGTGGAGCCCTACACCCTGGAATACGCGGAGGCCGTCACCGGAGTCCCTGCGGAGCTCATCGCGGCCACGGCCCGGGAGTACGCCACGGCCCCCCGGGCCATGATCTGCTGGACCCTGGGCATCACGGAGCACCACAACGCGGTGGACACCGTCTTCAGCCTCACGAACCTCGCCCTCCTCACGGGCCACGTGGGCCGGTACGGATCCGGCCTCAACCCCCTGCGGGGACAGAACAACGTGCAGGGGGGCGGAGACATGGGAGCGCTCCCCAACCGGCTCGTGGGGTTCCAGAACGTGGAGGATCCGGAAGTCCGCGCCCGGTTTGAACGGGCCTGGAACTGCGTCATCCCCCCCAAGGCGGGCTGGCACCTCACCGCCATGTACGACGCCATGGAGGAGGGGCTGCTGCGGGGGCTATACGTGATCGGCGAGAACCCCGTACGCTCCGATGCGAACGCCGGTCGCATCCTCCGGCTGTTCCAGGAGCTGGAGTTCCTCGTGGTGCAGGACCTGTTCCTCACCGCCACCGGGGAGCTCGCGGATGTGGTGTTGCCCGCGGCCGCGGCCTGGTGCGAGTCGGAGGGGACCGTCACCAACAGCGAGCGGCGGGTTCAGCGGGTGCGCAAGGCCCTGGAACCCCCAGGGGAAGCTAGGGATGACATCTGGATTCTCCAGCAGCTCGCCCGCCGGCTCGGGCGGGACTGGGACTACCCGGATGCGGAGGCGGTTTGGAACGAGGTCCGGGAACTCTCGCCCCTGCACCGGGGCATGAGCTACCGCCGATTGGAGGAGCTGGGCGGGATCCAATGGCCGTGTCCCCACGAGGACCATCCCGGGGAGCAGTTCCTCCACAGCCGACTGTGGAAGCGCCCGGTGGAGGGCCCACGGGCGCCGTTTATGCCCACCCACTACGAGCCACCCGTGGACCAGGTGAACGAGGAGTATCCGCTTTTGCTCACCACGGGTCGCCGGCTTTACTTCTTCAATACGGGCGTACAGACCGCCCTCTATCGGACCCCGGTGCCGCAGGAGGAGTATCTCGTTCTCCACCCTCGGGACGCCGAGCGGTACGGCATCGTCCATGGGGACCGGGTGCGGATCTCCTCCCGGAGGGGATCTGTGGAGGCCACCGCGTGGGTGGACACCACCGTCTCGCCGGGCCTGTGCTTCATGACCCTGCACTTCCCGGAGAAGACCCCCACGAACCTTCTCACCGTGGACGCCGCGGATCCCAAATCCGGGACCGCGGAGTTCAAGGCCACCGCGGTCCGGGTGGAGCCGGTCTCGAGGGAGCGGGTCCCCGTGGGGGCCGGGAGGGAAAAGGCTCCATGA
- a CDS encoding NAD(P)H-dependent oxidoreductase subunit E: MSAAPLRGWGVELQRLEHLPPPAPEERQALEQVWGHLRPEERKGRRDLLLPALWAVQEARGWISYPAAAAICRELGLPLAEVYGVASFYALLATEPRPRRVIHLCDDIVCMLRGAEALASTLQRHLGNPLEEPARGETYDGSFPPPGAALPDASPPPVGWSRSPCLGQCERGAAVLAGERVLLGVTPETLEEVVRAWVRGEEGPAEAPALPTHLGWRGEGTPLLLARCDRMVPTSVEEYRALGGYRGLERALRIGPEATLQEVERSGLIGRGGAAFPTGRKWALAAREAPPRYVVCNADESEPGTFKDRVLLEKDPFSVIEGLTIAGYAVGAERGYVYVRGEYPEAYRTLMQALEVARAAGYLGERILGTDFSFDVEVRRGAGAYVCGEETALFNSIEGFRGEPRNRPPFPTQVGLFRRPTVINNVETLASVPPILVRGGEWYARLGTERSKGTKLVCVSGHVVRPGVYEVPFGTPIRTVLEDLAGGVPEARRIQAVLCGGAAGTFLLPEELDTPLAVETLQAIGAALGSGALVVFDERVDLWAVVERIARFFRDESCGQCVPCRVGTQRQLELVAELRRRGGRVDPELRGLLQELAQVMRDASICGLGQLAPNAVLSSLRLQERAP; the protein is encoded by the coding sequence ATGAGCGCCGCGCCCCTCCGGGGATGGGGGGTGGAGCTCCAGCGGCTGGAGCACCTGCCTCCTCCCGCACCCGAGGAACGGCAGGCCCTGGAACAGGTCTGGGGCCACCTGCGGCCGGAGGAGCGAAAGGGAAGGCGGGACCTCCTGCTCCCGGCCCTGTGGGCGGTGCAGGAGGCCCGGGGATGGATCTCGTACCCGGCGGCCGCGGCCATCTGCCGGGAGCTGGGGCTACCGCTCGCGGAGGTGTACGGGGTGGCGAGCTTCTACGCCCTGCTGGCCACCGAACCCCGGCCGCGGCGGGTGATCCACCTCTGTGATGACATCGTCTGCATGCTCCGGGGTGCGGAGGCCCTGGCGAGCACCTTGCAGCGGCACCTCGGGAACCCCCTTGAGGAGCCCGCCCGCGGAGAGACATACGACGGCAGTTTTCCCCCTCCCGGAGCGGCATTGCCCGATGCCTCACCGCCGCCCGTAGGCTGGAGCCGCTCCCCTTGCCTGGGCCAGTGCGAGCGCGGGGCGGCGGTTCTGGCGGGGGAGCGCGTACTCCTGGGAGTTACCCCGGAGACGCTGGAGGAGGTGGTGCGGGCGTGGGTGCGGGGAGAGGAGGGACCGGCCGAAGCCCCAGCCCTGCCCACCCATCTAGGCTGGAGGGGGGAGGGAACACCGCTACTCCTGGCCCGGTGCGACCGGATGGTGCCCACGTCTGTGGAGGAGTACCGGGCCCTCGGCGGGTATCGGGGGCTAGAGCGCGCGCTCCGGATCGGCCCGGAGGCCACCCTCCAGGAGGTGGAGCGCTCCGGGCTCATCGGGCGCGGCGGCGCCGCCTTCCCTACCGGTCGGAAGTGGGCCCTGGCAGCCCGCGAAGCCCCGCCCCGGTACGTGGTCTGCAACGCGGACGAGAGCGAGCCCGGGACCTTCAAGGATCGGGTGCTCCTCGAGAAGGACCCATTTTCGGTGATCGAGGGGCTCACCATCGCCGGGTACGCAGTGGGAGCCGAACGGGGCTACGTCTACGTCCGGGGTGAGTATCCCGAAGCCTATCGGACGCTCATGCAGGCCCTGGAGGTGGCCCGGGCCGCGGGGTATCTGGGGGAGCGGATCCTCGGGACGGATTTCTCCTTCGACGTCGAAGTCCGCCGGGGCGCGGGGGCCTACGTGTGCGGGGAGGAGACGGCCCTCTTCAACTCCATCGAGGGGTTCCGGGGGGAGCCCCGGAACCGGCCGCCCTTCCCCACCCAGGTCGGGCTGTTCCGGCGTCCCACGGTCATCAACAACGTGGAGACCCTCGCCTCCGTTCCTCCCATCCTCGTGCGTGGAGGCGAGTGGTACGCGCGGCTGGGGACCGAGCGCTCCAAGGGCACCAAGCTCGTCTGCGTAAGCGGGCACGTGGTGCGCCCCGGGGTTTACGAGGTCCCCTTCGGCACCCCGATCCGCACCGTCCTCGAGGACCTGGCCGGAGGCGTGCCGGAGGCCCGGCGGATTCAGGCAGTGCTGTGCGGGGGAGCCGCGGGTACGTTCCTCCTGCCCGAGGAGCTCGATACCCCCCTCGCGGTGGAAACCCTCCAGGCCATTGGGGCTGCCCTGGGCTCTGGCGCCCTCGTGGTCTTCGACGAGCGGGTGGATCTGTGGGCGGTGGTGGAGCGCATCGCGCGGTTCTTCCGGGACGAGTCCTGCGGCCAGTGCGTTCCCTGCCGGGTAGGGACCCAGCGCCAGCTGGAGCTCGTGGCCGAGCTGCGGCGTAGGGGTGGGCGGGTGGACCCAGAGCTGCGGGGACTCCTCCAGGAGCTCGCTCAGGTGATGCGGGACGCCTCCATCTGCGGGTTGGGACAGCTCGCACCGAATGCCGTCCTGAGCAGTCTGCGGCTCCAGGAGAGGGCGCCATGA
- a CDS encoding 2Fe-2S iron-sulfur cluster-binding protein, translated as MTTEVQTACITLEVDGQPIQVPEGSTLLEAIRAMGKDIPTLCYHPALEPIGVCRICVVEVEGSRTLVPACIRRVEPGMRVRTDTPRVQLSRRMVVELLQSAVDTSLAPDVQRYAAEYGTSPERWEPFRGDGRRAGRAPKIDNDLYVRDLDRCILCYRCVRTCGEEVQNSFAIAVAGRGLAARIDPGFDLPLPESACVFCGNCVAVCPTEALVFRTQFGMRQAGTWDEERQRVVTTVCPYCGVGCQLELHVQDNRIVKVTAPLEDPITRGFLCIKGRFGWTYVHAGVDPEP; from the coding sequence ATGACCACCGAGGTACAGACCGCGTGCATCACCCTGGAGGTGGACGGACAGCCCATCCAGGTCCCTGAGGGGTCCACCCTGCTGGAGGCCATCCGGGCCATGGGCAAGGATATCCCCACCCTCTGCTACCACCCGGCCCTGGAACCCATCGGGGTCTGCCGCATCTGCGTGGTGGAGGTGGAGGGATCCCGCACCCTGGTGCCTGCCTGCATCCGGAGGGTGGAACCCGGGATGCGGGTCCGTACGGATACCCCGCGCGTCCAGCTCAGCCGGCGTATGGTGGTGGAGCTCCTGCAGAGCGCAGTGGACACCAGCCTTGCTCCAGACGTGCAGCGCTACGCGGCGGAGTACGGCACCAGCCCCGAACGGTGGGAGCCGTTCCGGGGGGATGGCCGTCGCGCGGGCCGCGCACCCAAGATCGATAACGACCTCTACGTACGAGACCTGGACCGCTGCATCCTCTGCTACCGGTGCGTGCGGACGTGCGGGGAGGAGGTGCAGAACAGCTTCGCCATCGCGGTGGCCGGACGGGGACTCGCTGCCCGCATCGATCCTGGGTTCGACCTGCCGCTTCCCGAGAGCGCCTGCGTGTTCTGCGGGAACTGTGTCGCGGTCTGCCCCACGGAAGCCCTGGTGTTCCGAACCCAGTTCGGGATGCGGCAGGCGGGCACCTGGGACGAAGAGCGGCAGCGGGTGGTCACCACGGTGTGCCCGTACTGCGGGGTGGGTTGCCAGCTCGAGCTCCACGTACAGGACAACCGCATCGTCAAGGTGACCGCACCTCTCGAGGACCCCATCACCCGTGGGTTCCTCTGCATCAAGGGTCGGTTCGGCTGGACCTACGTGCACGCGGGGGTGGATCCGGAGCCGTAG
- a CDS encoding aminotransferase class IV: protein MASRFVWLSSAGGLVEADQARIPVNDRGFLLGDGLFETTRVYRGRAPLLAYHLQRLHAGAQRLRIPIPWDLRAAAREVLERVPVEHGVLRITLTRGPGSRGYDPPPEANPTLLLQLEPLDPAVEPVDAFLCSLRRDPRSPAIGLKTISALPLILAREEARAAGCGEALLRDTEGNLAEGSATNLFWVRGGVLYTPSLATGCLPGVARSLILELARAQGIPVREVTVPVEALREASEAFLTNAVRLVVPLRSVRLPDGTHIPLPPGGSLNEVFRAALWNRFFAG from the coding sequence ATGGCTTCGCGGTTCGTGTGGCTCAGTAGCGCGGGAGGATTGGTGGAGGCCGACCAGGCCCGGATCCCGGTCAACGATCGGGGATTCCTGCTGGGAGACGGCCTGTTCGAGACCACCCGGGTGTACCGGGGCCGTGCTCCTCTCCTTGCCTACCACCTCCAGCGGCTTCACGCGGGTGCGCAGCGGCTACGGATTCCCATCCCGTGGGATCTCCGGGCGGCGGCTCGGGAGGTCCTGGAACGGGTGCCCGTAGAACACGGGGTGCTGCGGATCACCCTCACCCGGGGGCCTGGGTCCAGGGGCTATGATCCGCCCCCGGAAGCCAACCCCACCCTCCTCCTCCAGCTTGAACCCCTGGATCCCGCAGTAGAGCCCGTGGACGCCTTCCTCTGTTCCCTCCGCCGGGACCCCCGCTCCCCGGCCATAGGGCTCAAGACCATAAGCGCCCTTCCCCTCATCCTGGCCCGTGAGGAAGCGCGGGCCGCGGGGTGCGGGGAGGCGCTGCTGCGGGACACGGAGGGGAATCTCGCGGAAGGATCCGCCACCAACCTGTTCTGGGTCCGCGGGGGCGTCCTGTACACCCCTTCCCTCGCCACCGGGTGCCTTCCCGGCGTCGCCCGGTCCCTCATCCTGGAACTGGCCCGGGCTCAGGGAATCCCTGTGCGGGAGGTCACCGTGCCCGTGGAGGCGCTGCGGGAGGCCTCGGAAGCCTTCCTCACCAACGCGGTGCGCCTCGTGGTCCCTCTCCGGTCCGTGCGTCTGCCAGACGGAACGCACATCCCGCTTCCCCCGGGCGGCTCCCTCAACGAGGTGTTCCGGGCTGCGCTGTGGAACCGGTTCTTCGCGGGCTGA
- the pabB gene encoding aminodeoxychorismate synthase component I has product MDRLIRIPGPYPPSAAAVLEALPREPGRVLLESAGGPQDLCLRSFIAVRPFAVLTGRGGRFVLHTAGGRSTLTGCPFAALQRVLEFFGAGLSRGQTGLAEPLADWPSFAGGGIGYLSYDLGRQVERLPTLARDDLSLPELWIAWYDAAVVLDHRGRKAAVVARVLPGREEAVEDHVRFLLRALEAAARRPEPALEPDLPERSRLRSTLTREEYETAVRRALAYIRTGDIFQVNLSQRFSAPWSGDPWLLYRRLRRTNPAPFAAFLDGGRWAVVSASPERFLHVDPRTRRVETRPIKGTRPRGRTPEEDLRNAHDLLTSEKDLAELVMIVDLERNDLGRVCEYGTVRVSELRRLEAYPTVWHTVAVVEGRLRPEVVPARLLRATFPGGSITGAPKVRAMEIIEELEPVRRGVYTGAIGWLGWDGGMDLNIAIRTFVVAGGKVYFHAGGGVVVDSDPASEYEESLAKALGLVRALWEEDGFAVRVAQ; this is encoded by the coding sequence ATGGACCGCCTGATCCGGATCCCCGGGCCCTACCCGCCGAGCGCCGCGGCGGTGCTCGAAGCCCTCCCCCGGGAGCCAGGCCGGGTGTTGCTGGAGAGCGCAGGAGGACCGCAGGATCTGTGTCTGCGGTCCTTCATCGCCGTCCGTCCCTTCGCGGTCCTCACGGGCCGCGGAGGCCGCTTCGTCCTCCACACCGCCGGGGGCAGATCCACCCTCACCGGCTGCCCGTTCGCGGCACTCCAGCGGGTCCTCGAGTTCTTCGGCGCGGGGCTTTCGCGGGGGCAGACGGGGCTTGCGGAGCCCCTAGCGGATTGGCCCTCCTTCGCGGGCGGCGGAATCGGCTACCTGAGCTACGACCTTGGCCGCCAGGTGGAGCGGCTCCCCACGCTCGCCCGTGACGATCTGAGCCTGCCGGAGCTGTGGATCGCGTGGTACGACGCCGCGGTGGTCCTCGACCACCGCGGGCGCAAGGCTGCGGTGGTGGCCCGGGTTCTGCCGGGCCGGGAGGAAGCGGTGGAGGATCACGTGCGCTTCCTCCTCCGGGCCCTGGAGGCCGCGGCGAGACGTCCGGAGCCAGCCTTGGAACCCGACCTCCCCGAACGGTCTAGGCTGCGCTCCACGCTCACCCGGGAGGAGTACGAGACCGCGGTGCGGCGGGCCCTGGCGTACATCCGGACGGGCGACATCTTCCAGGTGAACCTCAGCCAACGGTTCTCCGCCCCCTGGTCCGGGGATCCGTGGCTCCTGTACCGCCGGCTCCGCCGCACCAACCCCGCGCCCTTCGCCGCGTTCCTGGATGGAGGCAGATGGGCCGTGGTGAGCGCCTCGCCGGAGCGCTTCCTGCACGTGGACCCCCGCACCCGGCGGGTGGAGACCCGACCCATCAAGGGGACACGGCCGCGTGGGAGGACTCCGGAGGAGGATCTCCGCAACGCCCACGATCTCCTCACGAGTGAGAAGGATCTGGCGGAACTGGTGATGATCGTGGATCTGGAGCGCAACGACCTGGGCCGGGTGTGCGAATACGGCACGGTCCGGGTGTCGGAACTTCGGCGCCTGGAGGCTTACCCCACGGTGTGGCACACGGTGGCGGTGGTCGAAGGACGGCTGAGGCCGGAGGTGGTGCCCGCGCGGCTCCTGCGGGCCACCTTCCCGGGTGGGTCCATCACAGGGGCCCCAAAGGTCCGCGCCATGGAGATCATCGAGGAGCTGGAGCCCGTGCGCCGCGGGGTGTACACGGGCGCCATCGGGTGGTTGGGGTGGGACGGGGGGATGGATCTGAACATCGCCATCCGGACCTTCGTGGTGGCCGGGGGGAAGGTGTACTTCCACGCGGGGGGAGGGGTCGTGGTGGACTCCGATCCCGCCTCGGAGTACGAGGAATCCCTGGCGAAGGCCCTGGGACTGGTGCGGGCCCTGTGGGAGGAGGATGGCTTCGCGGTTCGTGTGGCTCAGTAG